Proteins encoded in a region of the Fimbriimonadia bacterium genome:
- a CDS encoding alpha/beta hydrolase family protein — protein sequence MLPLRALFPAVASLCVATAWSQVAGDTFPPPPKEFAVQIAEKAGFLDVSFPSAHRTEWPENNVVRARLIRPAGVEEPMPIVILLHGLGVADHFLEERIAKRLNDRGIAALLVTLPYHIERSPPGYRSGALALRPDVDAFEEMVRQSVSDLRRAVDWAESQRFVDADRIGVLGVSLGAIIASLGMAAEPRLRFGVFLLGGGDVAHILWNSSLTISVREVLRRNGWTEERLRARLKAVEPLSYANEEIGERVLLVGALFDTVVPATDTDKLHRALGSPPMLWLETGHYGAVFVERRLLRVVADFFAARFAGETYSPPTSIDAPTIRIGLMLDQESGLQVAAGLDLWRSNSRGDFYASGFLTTRGPVLFAGWKGPLGFSVGAVAHPKRTVPGVVWHFVL from the coding sequence TTGTTACCGCTTCGCGCGCTGTTTCCTGCCGTGGCTTCCCTGTGCGTGGCGACAGCGTGGAGCCAGGTCGCGGGCGACACCTTTCCACCGCCGCCGAAGGAGTTTGCGGTACAGATCGCGGAGAAGGCAGGCTTCTTAGATGTCAGCTTTCCCTCTGCCCATCGCACCGAGTGGCCTGAGAACAACGTCGTACGAGCAAGGTTGATCCGTCCTGCAGGGGTCGAGGAGCCGATGCCTATCGTCATCCTCTTGCACGGGCTGGGCGTGGCGGACCACTTTCTGGAAGAGCGGATCGCCAAGCGACTCAACGACCGCGGGATCGCCGCACTGCTGGTCACCCTCCCCTATCACATCGAGCGCAGCCCACCGGGGTATCGGAGTGGGGCGCTAGCGTTGCGGCCCGATGTCGACGCGTTCGAGGAGATGGTGCGCCAATCAGTGTCCGACCTGCGGCGCGCAGTGGACTGGGCGGAATCGCAGAGATTCGTAGATGCTGACCGGATCGGCGTCTTAGGGGTTAGTCTCGGAGCCATCATCGCTTCCCTAGGGATGGCCGCCGAGCCTAGGCTCCGGTTCGGGGTGTTTCTGCTCGGCGGCGGAGATGTAGCGCACATCCTGTGGAACAGTTCCCTTACCATCTCTGTCCGAGAGGTGTTGCGACGCAACGGATGGACGGAGGAGCGCCTGCGGGCCCGTCTCAAAGCCGTCGAACCGTTGTCGTACGCGAACGAGGAGATCGGCGAGCGCGTGCTCCTGGTGGGCGCGCTATTCGACACGGTGGTGCCGGCGACGGACACGGACAAACTGCACAGGGCCCTCGGTAGCCCTCCGATGCTGTGGCTGGAGACAGGGCACTATGGAGCGGTTTTCGTGGAGCGCCGGTTGCTTCGAGTGGTTGCGGACTTCTTCGCGGCCAGGTTTGCAGGCGAGACGTATTCGCCGCCGACTTCGATAGACGCTCCGACGATTCGGATTGGCCTGATGCTGGATCAAGAATCTGGCCTGCAAGTTGCGGCCGGCTTGGACTTATGGCGCTCGAACTCGCGAGGAGACTTCTATGCAAGCGGGTTCTTGACAACGCGGGGACCGGTGCTGTTCGCCGGCTGGAAAGGGCCATTGGGGTTTTCGGTCGGAGCCGTCGCCCACCCGAAGCGCACAGTTCCGGGAGTTGTCTGGCACTTCGTGTTGTGA
- a CDS encoding prepilin-type N-terminal cleavage/methylation domain-containing protein: MGGDNLRHRQAFSLVELLVVVAVIAILAALLFPVMSAARGAAIRASCAENFSAVLKAMRMYMDEYSDRFPPTNYHAYIPEVVDPDDRTWVQVLYPYIKSVEVFECPGDTGRATPARVGRWDDVDAAPDDDWGEFYIRSLRTNMGLNFMYLSPLVRDVTLGWLAFPNRFSSIASPTRTLVLVDSVWGRDHLGRPFGGGQWIVTPPCRYLAATPLNRDTFPRIVWQNEYYWRMAPKGWEADPKSSNYYGGAWNWHNGGFTVVFADGHVRRLTPGELAAGCSRLQNWDGLITDQSAYIWDLQD; the protein is encoded by the coding sequence GTGGGAGGCGATAATCTGAGGCATCGGCAGGCCTTCTCGCTGGTGGAGCTTCTCGTCGTCGTGGCGGTGATAGCTATCCTCGCGGCGCTGCTGTTTCCTGTCATGAGCGCGGCGCGTGGTGCTGCGATCCGTGCCTCGTGCGCCGAGAACTTCAGCGCCGTACTGAAGGCCATGCGGATGTACATGGACGAGTATAGCGATCGGTTCCCGCCCACCAACTACCACGCTTACATTCCAGAGGTCGTCGACCCCGACGACCGAACGTGGGTTCAGGTTCTCTACCCATACATCAAGTCGGTTGAAGTGTTCGAGTGCCCCGGTGACACCGGGCGTGCAACACCAGCTCGCGTCGGACGGTGGGACGATGTGGATGCCGCACCGGACGATGACTGGGGCGAGTTTTATATTCGTTCTCTACGGACAAACATGGGGCTCAACTTCATGTACCTCTCGCCGCTGGTGCGAGACGTCACTCTCGGCTGGTTGGCGTTCCCAAACCGCTTCTCCAGCATCGCCAGCCCAACGCGGACGCTAGTTCTTGTGGATAGTGTGTGGGGCCGAGACCATCTGGGGCGCCCATTCGGCGGTGGCCAGTGGATCGTCACGCCACCCTGCCGTTATCTCGCCGCGACTCCGCTGAACCGTGACACGTTCCCGCGGATTGTCTGGCAGAACGAGTACTACTGGCGAATGGCGCCGAAGGGATGGGAAGCGGACCCGAAGTCGAGCAATTACTATGGCGGGGCGTGGAACTGGCACAACGGTGGGTTCACGGTCGTTTTCGCTGATGGTCACGTTCGGCGCCTGACGCCGGGCGAACTCGCGGCGGGCTGTTCTCGCCTCCAGAATTGGGACGGATTGATCACCGATCAGTCCGCGTACATCTGGGATTTGCAGGATTAG
- a CDS encoding prepilin-type N-terminal cleavage/methylation domain-containing protein: MKKTGFTLIELLVVIAIIAILAAILFPVFSQARKAAKVSQCISNYKQVAIAQAQYRGDNDGKFVLTNHTAAWAGCSYDYRDQVWVTSLQGYVKEWTVFRCPSDPTANDKELSQHGNEGECPPPANRWERNYEWSLRTNVGMNSYYLSPVYATSSGWGSVPTKEGRIASTANTFLHIDTVWNRDASGKPFGGGNWIAIPPARTWVKPDGTRVDTWPLPGNNYYPYSGWHPELPNAWDVFGGCWPWHTDKCTTVFVDGHAKSMTIQQIAAGVPNVVANYAGPITDIDAYKWDITQ, from the coding sequence ATGAAGAAGACCGGATTCACACTCATCGAGCTACTGGTTGTCATTGCAATCATCGCGATTCTTGCTGCAATCCTATTCCCTGTCTTCTCGCAGGCGCGTAAGGCGGCGAAGGTCTCGCAGTGCATTTCGAACTACAAGCAGGTTGCGATAGCCCAGGCGCAGTATCGCGGAGACAATGACGGCAAGTTCGTTCTTACCAATCACACGGCAGCATGGGCCGGGTGTTCCTACGACTACAGGGACCAGGTATGGGTGACGTCCCTTCAGGGCTATGTGAAGGAGTGGACAGTTTTTCGCTGCCCGTCCGACCCGACTGCCAACGACAAGGAACTGTCCCAGCACGGTAACGAAGGCGAGTGCCCTCCACCCGCCAACCGCTGGGAACGCAACTACGAATGGTCGTTGCGCACCAACGTCGGTATGAACTCGTATTACCTGAGCCCTGTCTACGCCACATCCTCGGGTTGGGGCTCGGTCCCGACAAAGGAAGGTCGCATCGCTTCGACTGCCAACACCTTCCTGCACATCGACACGGTCTGGAACCGTGACGCGAGCGGGAAGCCTTTCGGCGGCGGTAACTGGATTGCCATTCCGCCCGCCAGAACTTGGGTTAAGCCGGACGGAACGCGCGTGGACACCTGGCCGTTGCCCGGGAACAACTACTACCCATACTCGGGCTGGCACCCGGAGCTTCCGAACGCGTGGGACGTGTTCGGCGGCTGCTGGCCGTGGCACACCGATAAGTGTACTACCGTGTTCGTGGATGGCCACGCCAAGTCCATGACGATCCAGCAGATTGCTGCGGGCGTTCCGAATGTAGTCGCCAACTACGCGGGTCCGATCACTGACATAGACGCATATAAGTGGGACATCACGCAGTAG
- a CDS encoding SIS domain-containing protein, which produces MLREPGTVLSMSHMLDEVKQQPQVLRTAVERLWQRSVEAAKASRNCPFAAIAARGTSDHAATYAKYLLEIRCGLPVALAAPSVLTLYGARLRQNGALVIGISQSGAAPDVTAVIEEARRAGAVTLAMTNDEQSSLAQAAEHLLPLGAGRERSVAATKTYTATLGALLVFAHALSGIDAPEQALEDAAAAVESALQAAPEIERVAERFRFMEECVVLGRGYNYATALETALKIIETSYVMAKSYSAADFMHGPMALLRQGFPCLLMANSGPSLPAVRDQAARLLERKAELMVFSDDEEMLRLARVPIRVPFSLPDEVAPISYVVYGQLFAYYLAKTRGLNPDRPRALSKVTRTL; this is translated from the coding sequence ATGCTGCGCGAACCGGGTACCGTGCTCTCAATGAGCCACATGCTGGACGAGGTGAAGCAACAACCCCAGGTTCTTCGTACCGCGGTAGAGAGGCTGTGGCAGCGCTCGGTCGAGGCCGCGAAGGCTTCTAGGAACTGCCCGTTCGCGGCGATCGCTGCTCGTGGCACATCGGACCATGCGGCAACCTACGCCAAGTACCTCCTCGAGATCCGTTGCGGTCTGCCGGTTGCATTGGCGGCGCCGAGCGTTCTCACGCTGTATGGAGCGCGGCTCCGTCAGAATGGTGCGCTCGTAATCGGAATATCCCAGTCCGGCGCCGCTCCAGATGTAACGGCAGTCATCGAGGAGGCGCGACGCGCTGGTGCGGTGACCCTGGCGATGACCAACGATGAACAGAGTTCATTGGCGCAGGCTGCCGAGCACCTGCTGCCTCTGGGCGCAGGCCGTGAGCGCTCGGTGGCGGCCACCAAGACCTACACGGCGACCCTAGGTGCGCTACTCGTCTTCGCACATGCGCTGTCGGGAATCGATGCGCCAGAGCAGGCACTCGAGGACGCGGCAGCAGCCGTGGAATCCGCTCTTCAAGCGGCTCCCGAGATCGAGCGTGTCGCAGAGAGGTTCCGTTTCATGGAGGAGTGCGTGGTGCTCGGACGCGGTTACAACTACGCGACCGCACTCGAGACCGCACTGAAGATCATCGAGACGAGCTATGTGATGGCGAAGTCCTACTCCGCCGCCGACTTCATGCACGGCCCGATGGCGCTGTTGCGGCAGGGCTTCCCGTGCCTGCTGATGGCCAACTCCGGTCCGAGCCTGCCGGCGGTGCGGGATCAGGCCGCCAGGCTTCTCGAGCGCAAGGCGGAGCTGATGGTGTTCTCCGATGATGAGGAGATGCTGCGGCTGGCGCGCGTGCCCATCCGCGTGCCCTTCTCGCTCCCCGACGAGGTTGCGCCGATCTCCTATGTCGTGTACGGGCAACTTTTCGCCTACTACTTGGCGAAGACCCGCGGGCTCAACCCAGATCGTCCTCGTGCGCTCAGCAAAGTGACCCGCACCCTCTGA
- a CDS encoding PEP-CTERM sorting domain-containing protein: MAVSVRRLFWGMIVTVTLSGLAVQAGAVSYVDPDVLDPNVTILYQGSVLLDPVPGVSLGDVYIDYWAFTHAGDPGYFYSYRIRNVSGSSITGAPSAITYLGLTDISPFVNLGNGGGKGGGTTYIPWFFIGDEAAGDAEWAGSVGSAVRVGSASPDVGDTAQMFQIHSLYEPDAGILWVATASGGGYSGQNVGVYVPGLVPEPATLATIGFGLVGLRMLRGRRNR; the protein is encoded by the coding sequence ATGGCCGTGTCCGTGAGAAGGTTATTCTGGGGAATGATCGTTACGGTCACCCTGTCCGGGCTTGCAGTCCAGGCGGGTGCCGTGTCGTATGTAGACCCCGATGTTTTAGACCCCAACGTCACCATTCTGTACCAGGGTTCCGTGCTTCTCGACCCGGTGCCGGGCGTCTCCCTGGGGGATGTCTATATTGACTACTGGGCTTTCACCCATGCGGGGGACCCGGGCTATTTCTATTCGTACAGGATTCGAAACGTGTCCGGCAGCAGCATCACCGGTGCGCCTTCCGCGATTACGTATCTCGGTTTGACCGACATCTCGCCGTTCGTCAATCTAGGCAACGGCGGCGGCAAGGGCGGGGGAACCACGTACATCCCGTGGTTTTTTATCGGCGATGAGGCAGCTGGCGATGCCGAGTGGGCTGGGAGCGTCGGAAGCGCCGTCCGTGTCGGAAGTGCGTCACCCGACGTCGGCGATACCGCACAGATGTTCCAGATCCATAGCCTGTACGAGCCCGATGCGGGGATCCTCTGGGTCGCGACGGCGTCTGGAGGCGGGTACTCGGGTCAGAACGTCGGTGTGTACGTTCCTGGTCTCGTACCTGAGCCTGCAACGCTCGCTACCATCGGTTTCGGCTTGGTCGGGCTTCGCATGCTCCGAGGGCGACGCAACCGCTAG
- the glmU gene encoding bifunctional UDP-N-acetylglucosamine diphosphorylase/glucosamine-1-phosphate N-acetyltransferase GlmU: MTLSGVILAAGKGTRMVSELPKALHPVCGIPLTEHCVRAMRAAGVPRPIVVVGHGAERVQEVLGSHNDYATQSEQLGTGHALMQALPALRNQGATRALMMPGDAPLITAEMLTSLLRTHEETEAQITFAVCQYDDPTGYGRVLRNEDGEPVGIVEERDCTPEQRLIKEVCTSLYCFEVALLADLLPKLRADNAQKEYYLTDIIGLAAAAGYRVATWTTPDPTLLMGVNDRWQLSQAAEVLRMRKLRELAKNGVTLTDPKNCYVDMDVEIGQDTVVEPGCCLKGETRIGRNCTIGPGTRIVDGVVENGTTVLSSNVVESEIGSGTRVGPFAHLRPGTKVGSKCSIGDFVELKNSQIGDEVSIGHLAYVGDATVGSGTNIGAGTITCNYDGKRKHRTVIGKGVFIGSNNTLVAPVQIGDGAFTAAGSTITEDVEPDALAVARARQVNKEEWARKWRSTQ; this comes from the coding sequence TTGACGCTGTCCGGAGTGATTCTCGCCGCAGGTAAGGGTACGCGCATGGTGTCCGAACTACCCAAAGCCCTCCACCCCGTCTGCGGCATCCCTCTGACCGAGCACTGCGTGCGCGCAATGCGCGCCGCCGGGGTCCCTCGCCCCATCGTCGTGGTCGGACACGGGGCAGAGCGAGTGCAGGAGGTGCTCGGCTCGCACAACGACTACGCAACGCAGAGCGAACAACTGGGCACAGGGCATGCGCTGATGCAAGCGCTTCCCGCGCTGCGCAACCAGGGTGCCACGCGCGCGCTGATGATGCCCGGGGACGCGCCCCTTATCACCGCCGAGATGCTGACGTCGCTGCTGAGGACGCATGAGGAGACGGAGGCCCAGATCACCTTCGCTGTATGCCAGTATGACGACCCGACGGGCTACGGGCGCGTGCTACGGAACGAGGACGGCGAACCGGTGGGCATCGTCGAAGAGCGCGACTGCACTCCCGAACAGCGCCTCATCAAGGAGGTCTGCACCTCGCTCTATTGCTTCGAGGTGGCCTTGCTGGCCGACCTGCTGCCGAAGCTGCGAGCCGACAACGCTCAGAAGGAGTACTACCTTACGGACATAATCGGCCTCGCAGCAGCGGCCGGGTACCGCGTGGCCACCTGGACGACCCCGGACCCAACGCTGTTGATGGGTGTGAACGACCGCTGGCAACTCAGCCAAGCCGCCGAGGTCCTGCGAATGCGCAAGCTAAGGGAGTTGGCGAAGAACGGCGTAACTCTCACCGACCCGAAGAACTGCTACGTGGACATGGACGTGGAGATTGGCCAGGATACGGTCGTGGAGCCAGGATGCTGCCTGAAGGGGGAGACCCGCATCGGGCGCAACTGCACGATCGGCCCCGGTACGCGAATCGTGGACGGCGTCGTCGAGAATGGAACCACCGTGTTGAGCAGCAACGTGGTGGAGAGCGAGATCGGGTCGGGCACGCGGGTCGGCCCGTTCGCTCACCTGCGCCCGGGAACGAAGGTCGGGAGCAAGTGCTCGATAGGGGATTTCGTCGAGCTGAAGAACTCCCAGATAGGGGACGAGGTGAGCATAGGGCACCTTGCGTACGTCGGAGATGCGACCGTCGGCTCGGGTACCAACATCGGAGCGGGGACCATCACCTGCAACTACGATGGAAAGCGAAAGCACCGGACGGTGATCGGCAAAGGCGTGTTCATCGGGTCGAACAACACGCTCGTTGCACCGGTGCAGATCGGAGACGGGGCCTTTACGGCGGCAGGTTCCACGATCACCGAGGACGTCGAACCGGACGCACTTGCTGTGGCCAGAGCGCGGCAAGTGAACAAAGAGGAGTGGGCACGGAAATGGCGGAGCACGCAATAG